In a single window of the Gemmatimonadota bacterium genome:
- a CDS encoding PadR family transcriptional regulator, with the protein MAELDLLQGTLDLIILKALIWGPSHGYAVARWVAETTGDDLQVEEGALYTALHRMEKRGWIAAEWGLSDNNRKAKYYQLTPVGRKQLHDKTELWNRYAHAVSAILRTA; encoded by the coding sequence TCGACCTGCTCCAGGGCACCCTCGATCTCATCATCCTCAAGGCCCTGATCTGGGGCCCCTCCCACGGCTATGCCGTCGCGCGCTGGGTCGCCGAGACCACCGGCGACGACCTGCAGGTCGAGGAAGGTGCCCTCTACACCGCCCTCCACCGGATGGAGAAGCGGGGCTGGATCGCAGCCGAGTGGGGCCTCTCCGACAACAACCGGAAGGCGAAGTACTATCAACTGACGCCGGTCGGGCGGAAGCAGCTGCACGACAAGACCGAGTTGTGGAATCGTTACGCCCACGCCGTCTCCGCCATCCTCCGCACCGCCTGA